The Ornithorhynchus anatinus isolate Pmale09 chromosome X5, mOrnAna1.pri.v4, whole genome shotgun sequence nucleotide sequence CGCCCACGCGCGACGCCTGGTGACTGTTCTGGGGGCACAGGGGACGCCACGGGCGGCGGTCGGCGGGGGGCGTGGGAAGGACGCGGGGAGGGgtccgcctccccgggccccccgttcccgcccgccccccccatcaggcccccggggccgcccccaccTTGAGGTGCTCCGTCATGGTGCGTTTCTGGGCGAAgagcagggggcaggaggggcactTGAAGACGCTGACGCGCTGGGGCAGCAGGTGCTGGTCGAAGTGGGACGACAGCAGGGGCTTGTGGGTGAAGACGGTGTCGCACATGGCGCACTTGTAGATCAgcctggggccgggaaggggggcgggggggagggggacgacccCGGGTCaggaccggccgggccccccgcccccggcgccctcccggcctccccccccccgccgcccacccccgctCACTTGGCCTGCTGGTTGCTGAAGCCGGGGTGCTGGGTGTAGACGTGGGCGTGGGCGCTGGGGGCCGACTTGAAGGCCATGGGGCAGACGGGGCACTTGTGGAACACCTCGCAGTGGGCCGTCTGGATGTGCGACTTGATGGAGCCGGCCCCTCCGTACACCACGGCGCAGCTCgggcagctggggggggggaggaacggCAGCGGCGCACGGCCTCAGGACCCCGGCCCGGGCGGAGGGGCCGGAcccgcgggcgggggaggggcgcggcCGGCGGGACCCCGGGGGCTCGCGGGCCGGCCGTACCGGTAGCCGATGCGGCGGGCGAAGTGGAGGCAGGCCTCCCGCAGGTGGGTCTGGAAGTTGGCCTGCAGGAAGTTGCCCCCGCACTCGGGGCACACGTGGGGCGGGCGGTTCTTGTGCATGCGCTGGTGGGCGCCGAAGCTGCAGCGGCTGGGCAGCATCATGGGGCACGTGGGGCACACCTgcggccggcggggggaggggaggaccgggGCCGTCGGCCGGGGAGGCTcccccgcgggccccgccccgcccccccggccccccggcgcccccccgcCCTCACCGTGGCCGAGGCGGCGGCCCCCGCGGCGGGCGGCTGCTGGAAGTGGGCGGCCATGCCCGCCTTGTCCCGGCACTGCTCCTTGCACTCCAGGCAGCGGAAGCAGGTGTAGGCGGcggaggggacggaggaggaggagggggcggacggCGGGGCCTCGGCGGGGGTCCCGGCCGAGGCGTCGGCGGCCACGTCCGGGCGCCCGACCATCTGGTCCAGGGCGACGGGGCGCATGACCAGGTGGGAGCACTGCATGACCAGGCCGCGGTCCTTGTGCTCGCGGGCGTGCAGCAGCAGGCTGCACTTGTTGAAGAAGACGAGGCGGCGCGTGCAGTGGCTGCAGGTGACCTCGATGCGCAGGCTGCGGCGGTCGTAGTGGCGGGCCAGGCTGCGCTCCAGCGAGAAGGCGTCCCCGCACTCCAGGCAGCGGTAGCCCAGGGGCGGCAGGGCCAGCCCCGCCTCGGCCGGCGGCCGCAGGTTGGGCCGGTAGACCGGCAGGAGGCTCTTGCTGTTCAGGACGCGGTTGAAGGCCTCCACCAGGCTCGACTGCGAGCGCGAGAtgggcggccccccgccccccggccccccgcccgccccccgggctgGCTGCACCCGCACCACCGGGGCCCCGTTGGCCTTGGGCGGGACGACGGGGACGACGGGCACGACCACGGCGGCCTTgcccgccggggggccgggggccgggggcacgCGGGTGACGGTGCGGGTGACGTTCCCGCAGGACGTCTTGACGGTCTTGATGCGCACCTTGAggagccgggccgagccgggcgaGTCGGCGTTGCTGTCCTCgtcggccccctccgccccgctggacgcgctccgccccgccccctcctccccggcctccgcgCCCCCGGgcacctcccccccggccccggcccccgcctctccgttctccccggggccggccgcccccgccgcctcttcctcctcctcgcccccgccgCCCTCGGGGTCGCCCTCCGGGTCACCCCGCCCCCGGACCTCGTCGCCGAGGGAGGCCCCGGGCTCGTCcttgggggggtgcggggggctgGCCCGGAGGCCCGGTGCGGGGGGCcaggcggggggccccggggcgggggagcccggctcgacccggggcggggagggcccggccccgaagggcggggggagggcgggcgggggtccgggggccccccgggccggcggggaggcgggctcCGCCTTGGCCTCGAAGTGAGCGAACAGGTCcaggggccccggggcggccgggccctCGGGGGCCTTCcagccgtcgtcgtcgtcggccggcgagcgggggccgggcggggggtcgGGCCCGCCGAAGCCGTTCTGCAGGAGGCGGGGGCCGgcgccgccgccggcctccctgggggggcccggccgggccccctccccgccggcccccggcgcgGGCGGCTCGGCGGGCGGCTGCTCCGGGCACACCGTGTTCTTCACGATGACGCTGACGGCCGAGATGTCGGGGGGCGGCAGGCCGGGGTCGGTGGcctcgcccccgcccgcccccccgccgccgggctCCGCCTTCGCCGGGGCCTCGCCCGCCTCCTCGGGGCCCGAGTGGATGGCCTCGTTGGCGTCGATGTCCGGGATGTCGAAGGCGGCCAGCAGGTCGTCGAAGTCCGGGGTCTTCATGTCCCccatggcggggccgggggcccggggcctgggcggaggggagagaggacgggACGGAAGGGGATGACCACCCCGGGGTCCGGCAGAGAGGTCAGGCCGGCGGGGTCGGGGGACAGGCCCCACGGGCCGCAGCCCGTCAATCGACGGCATTgagcgagcgcttactacatccgGAGCGAGCGCTCTACTGCCCACGGGGGACTTACGGTCCGGACGGATCTGGCCCGCAGAGACCCCAGGCCTtgtggccggggggggcgggggggcggggagaagcatCGCCAGCTGCTTGAGGGCCAGGATCGCCCCTCCggacaccaccgtcctccctcaGGCGTCTACGGacaccaccgtcctcccccaAGGGTCCGGTTCAGCGCtccgctccgcacagagtaggcccCCAGCAATTCCACTGATCCACTGCCTGATGAGGCCCGAGATTAAGCAGgtgtggtgagggggagggggggaggggggctggctgCCAGAGGGTccaggaggggacggggaggtgggggcgggacgGGACCCCGGGATCACCCGGGGTCCTGAAGAGTGAGACCGGACGGAGGAGGGTCACCAGAGAGAGATACATAGAccggctgagaggcagaggagagacacGGGCCCAGAGAGCCCCGGAGCTGGCGCGGAGACCCGCGGCGGGAGGAACGGGGACACGGGGACTGGCCGAGATAGAGGAgagacaccgaggcacagagacccaCGGCAGAACAGAGACCGACCGAGATAGGAGAGACACCGGAGGGTGGAGACGCCGACCGCCCGGGGGACAGAGATCGActgagacagaggggagagaccCAGCGCTAGGGGAAGAGACAGCGAGGGGAGAGACACCGAGGTGCAGAGACCCACAGGAGGGGGAAGAATGACGGAGCggagaggccggggggtggggggggtgcagagagacccagagaccaaatgataataataataataataataatgttggtatttgttaagcgcttactatgtgccgagcactgttctaagcgctggggtagacataggggaatcaggttgtcccacgtggggctcacagtcttaatccccattttacagatgagggaactgaggcacagagaagttaagtgacttgcccacagtcacacagccaacaagtggcagagctgggattcgaactcatgagccctgactccaaagcccatgctctttccactgagccaagcaaatgagagacgggagggaccctgagggggcagagagacccaCGGCCCGGGGAACAGAGGTCAACCGAGAGACGCGGCTGAACCACTGAGGGGGTGGAGAGACCCAGAGACCAACCGAGAGACCCTGAGGGTCAGAGAGACCCAGAGGCAGGGAAACCTTCAGAGACCGACGGAGAAACAGAGACACCGAAGGGCAGAGAGACCCAGAACCAAGGGACGAGAAAcacagagacggacagagaacagagaggagagaCACAAGAACCAAGACCCGCACACCAGCCGAGAGACGGAGGGGAGACGCCGCGCGGCAAAGAGACCGGAACCGGGGCACCGGAGACCCAGAGAGTGGCGGCGGAGACACCGAGATCGTCGGAGAGACCCAAAGCTGGGGAACGGAAACGCAGAGACCGGAGAGATGCTGTGAATCAATGAGACCCAGagctaatactactactattactactcataATCtgggtagctgttaagcgctcactctgtgccaagcacagacatgagctgatcgggttgccccacgtggggctcacagtcttcaacctcattttggagatgaggtaactgaggcgcagagaagttacgtggctcgcccaaggtcacccagctgacaagcggcggagtcgggatcagaacccgcgtcctccgactcccgagcccgggctctcgccgccagGCCACGTCGCTCGCCGGAGACCCGGAGACGGACGGAGAGAGCCGGGAACGGAGACCGCccgagaggcagcggggcctcgGCTCCCCCGTCCGTGAGACGGGGACCGCGCCCGGCCCCGTTACCGTCCGGCCACCCCGGCCTTTAGACCGGTGGCCGAaaacgcttaacggatgccgtcggGAGGAAAGGGCACCGAGGggcggagagggaaagagagaggccgAGGGGAGAGACCCTGACGGGGCAGAGGGATCCGGAGAGCGGGGACCGGctgagactagagggagagagaggcgggcACCCCAAGGGAAAGAGCGCCAGGCCCTGCCCGTCCCTCTGCTGAGACCCGAccaccccggccgccccccactccccgccccggcTCTGGGGGCCacgttcccgccccccccccgccgccggaccAGCTTTGGAGAATTAAGCGTCCACCATCTGGTCCGGGcagggccggagggggaggggagcctctccctcccccgggcgggcggggaaactgaggcccgggggggcCTCGGGCTGTTGGCTCTTCATTAATATGCAAAGaacctgggcggggggcgggagaggaagggagagagggaggaaggaaggaaggaagaaggggaggacaggaaggagggCGAGGAAAGAAGGAGAGTTGGGAGTCTTGGGGTCGGGCCGgtctcccgggccgggccgggctccacGTCTCGTCCCCGGCCGCTgtctcgctgtctctctgtctctgcctgtctctgtgccCATCTCCGAGGTGGACGCCCgcagcggggggagaggagaccggggcggaggagggagcggagaggggaggggacaccGACGGAACCCCAGGccgctgtccgtccgtccgtccgtccgtcggtccGCCGGTCCGTCCGCGCGGCGGGGAGGCCCCGCAGGCTggagccgcccgcccgccccgcccccggacacCATCTTAGGTGGCGGccgcccctcaccccttcccccttccccgtcccggtccctccggtccccccggccccccggcccccggaggaggcggggacTCATTTATGGGCCTGCGACACGGAGAGGAGCCCGTCGGGGGCCCGGACACTGCCGGTCCCGGGGCGGGCGCCGCACCGACGcttcggggacggggaccggggtgggggggacccaccggcaccgggggggagggggggcggtta carries:
- the ZNF687 gene encoding zinc finger protein 687, giving the protein MPSIDGLRPVGPVPRPRRPDLSAGPRGGHPLPSRPLSPPPRPRAPGPAMGDMKTPDFDDLLAAFDIPDIDANEAIHSGPEEAGEAPAKAEPGGGGAGGGEATDPGLPPPDISAVSVIVKNTVCPEQPPAEPPAPGAGGEGNGFGGPDPPPGPRSPADDDDGWKAPEGPAAPGPLDLFAHFEAKVPGGAEAGEEGAGRSASSGAEGADEDSNADSPGSARLLKVRIKTVKTSCGNVTRTVTRVPPAPGPPAGKAAVVVPVVPVVPPKANGAPVVRVQPARGAGGGPGGGGPPISRSQSSLVEAFNRVLNSKSLLPVYRPNLRPPAEAGLALPPLGYRCLECGDAFSLERSLARHYDRRSLRIEVTCSHCTRRLVFFNKCSLLLHAREHKDRGLVMQCSHLVMRPVALDQMVGRPDVAADASAGTPAEAPPSAPSSSSVPSAAYTCFRCLECKEQCRDKAGMAAHFQQPPAAGAAASATVCPTCPMMLPSRCSFGAHQRMHKNRPPHVCPECGGNFLQANFQTHLREACLHFARRIGYRCPSCAVVYGGAGSIKSHIQTAHCEVFHKCPVCPMAFKSAPSAHAHVYTQHPGFSNQQAKLIYKCAMCDTVFTHKPLLSSHFDQHLLPQRVSVFKCPSCPLLFAQKRTMTEHLKNSHQASRVGEEGAAKGAGAPPQPRPEPAEPPVVTRAGPSDESSTSSEEEEEEEEEEEEEAPSSPDPPRTAKRARRGEPPGAARAGRGAGGGAGGWTCGLCQAWFPERDEYVAHMKKEHGKTVKKFPCRLCERSFCSAPSLRRHVRVNHEGIKRVYPCRYCTEGKRTFSSRLILEKHVRVRHGLQPGTPPRPALARAPAPQQAGAGPRQRRGPASSDSCGEEPDSTTPPDKPPRGPLRCRRCGHGAPGPAELQAHVAQAHGGGGGPGPQQCSDCGLCFASPGSLSRHRFISHKKKRAPGGPDPEDRGSPPSPPPGSGLACEVCGQSCDSPLRLKTHFRTHGMAFIRARQGGSGDS